The Pseudomonas parafulva genome window below encodes:
- a CDS encoding LysR substrate-binding domain-containing protein → MSERIQALHALRAFEVASRYGSFTRAAQELALTQGAVSHHIKTLEALFGCDLFERRGPKLRLTEHGRLLAQELKVGFKIIENACALLRQDRYGLRLKAASTLTVRWLLRAVDSFKRADDSCSVQLSSVWMDIDTVDFYSEPYDCAILLGNGRFAADVESVKLFDEWLIPVCHPDYLSDAAPPLSVLRECEFLHPSSDRRDWRRWLARVDAPDISIDQGQVFDTLDQGISAAQQGLGISVVDLVLASADLDAGRLITPFRQAVSTGDGYYMTWLKASPKAKQMAKLRDFLIGQVPPLALKDITYLYG, encoded by the coding sequence ATGTCAGAACGGATTCAGGCTTTGCACGCCTTGCGTGCCTTCGAGGTGGCCTCGCGCTACGGATCCTTCACCCGTGCAGCGCAAGAGCTGGCATTGACTCAGGGTGCCGTCAGCCACCACATCAAGACCTTGGAAGCCTTGTTCGGCTGCGACCTGTTCGAGCGCCGAGGCCCCAAGCTGCGCCTCACCGAGCACGGACGTCTGCTGGCCCAAGAGCTCAAGGTCGGGTTCAAGATCATCGAGAACGCCTGTGCGTTGTTGCGTCAGGACCGCTACGGCCTGCGCTTGAAGGCTGCATCGACCCTCACCGTGCGCTGGTTGCTCAGGGCGGTGGACAGCTTCAAGAGGGCCGACGACAGTTGCAGCGTGCAACTCTCCAGCGTGTGGATGGATATCGACACGGTGGATTTCTATTCCGAGCCCTATGACTGCGCCATCCTACTGGGCAATGGCCGCTTTGCAGCCGACGTCGAAAGCGTGAAGCTCTTCGACGAATGGCTGATCCCCGTGTGTCATCCGGATTATCTGAGCGACGCGGCACCGCCCTTGTCGGTGCTGCGCGAATGTGAGTTTCTGCACCCGTCGTCCGACCGCCGCGATTGGCGCCGCTGGCTGGCGCGGGTGGATGCCCCGGACATCAGCATCGACCAAGGCCAGGTGTTCGATACCTTGGACCAGGGCATCTCCGCTGCTCAGCAAGGGTTGGGGATTTCGGTGGTCGATCTGGTACTGGCCAGCGCCGACCTTGATGCCGGGCGCCTGATCACGCCGTTCAGGCAGGCGGTGTCGACGGGTGACGGCTATTACATGACTTGGCTCAAGGCCAGCCCCAAGGCCAAGCAGATGGCCAAGTTGCGCGATTTTCTCATCGGTCAGGTGCCGCCTCTGGCATTGAAGGACATCACCTACCTGTATGGCTGA
- a CDS encoding MFS transporter: protein MSVLHPKRVLFALAIGAFGIGTTEFAPMGLLPVIAEGVNASIPSAGMLVTAYAIGVMVGAPIMTLLFSRFGKRAALMLLMSIFTVGNLLSALSPDYYTLLISRLITSLNHGAFFGLGAVVAASVVPKERQASAIASMFMGLTIANIGGVPAATWIGQQIGWRMAFAGTAVLGLIAIAALWYALPKGERGSVPPVRKELAVIGRANVLLAMATTVLGAGAMFTLYTYVAPVLTALTGASAAFVTLGLVLIGVGFTLGNSLGGRLADWSLDGAARIVLAILAVIMLSMPLVLGTHVGAALALLVWGVFTFAVVPPLQMRVMTAAAEAPGLASSINVGAFNLGNALGAALGGAVISLDLGYAAVPMAGGLLAASALLLVRLGGRTHVARRGMGEAL, encoded by the coding sequence ATGAGCGTGCTGCATCCCAAACGTGTCTTGTTTGCCTTGGCTATCGGCGCCTTCGGCATCGGCACCACCGAATTCGCCCCAATGGGCCTGCTGCCGGTCATCGCCGAAGGCGTCAACGCCAGCATTCCCAGCGCCGGCATGCTGGTCACCGCCTATGCGATCGGTGTGATGGTCGGCGCGCCGATCATGACCCTGCTGTTCAGCCGCTTCGGCAAGCGCGCGGCGCTGATGCTGCTGATGAGCATCTTCACCGTCGGCAACCTGCTGTCGGCATTGTCGCCGGATTACTACACCCTGCTGATCTCCCGCCTGATCACCAGCCTCAACCACGGGGCATTCTTCGGCCTCGGCGCAGTGGTCGCCGCCAGCGTAGTGCCCAAGGAACGGCAGGCCAGTGCCATCGCCAGTATGTTCATGGGTCTGACCATCGCCAATATCGGTGGGGTGCCGGCTGCCACCTGGATCGGCCAACAGATTGGCTGGCGCATGGCTTTCGCCGGCACCGCCGTGCTGGGCCTCATCGCCATCGCCGCCTTGTGGTACGCCCTGCCCAAGGGTGAACGCGGCAGCGTGCCGCCTGTGCGCAAGGAGCTGGCGGTGATCGGCCGTGCCAATGTGCTGCTGGCCATGGCCACCACCGTACTCGGCGCCGGCGCGATGTTCACGCTGTACACCTATGTCGCGCCAGTGCTCACGGCGCTCACCGGCGCCTCGGCGGCGTTCGTCACCCTCGGGCTGGTGCTGATCGGCGTGGGCTTCACCCTGGGCAACAGCCTTGGCGGGCGCCTGGCCGACTGGTCGCTGGACGGTGCCGCGCGCATCGTGCTGGCCATTCTGGCGGTGATCATGCTGTCGATGCCGTTGGTGCTCGGCACTCACGTCGGTGCGGCGCTGGCGCTGCTGGTGTGGGGCGTCTTCACCTTCGCCGTCGTCCCGCCGCTGCAGATGCGGGTCATGACCGCCGCCGCCGAGGCACCGGGGCTGGCGTCGTCGATCAACGTCGGCGCGTTCAATCTGGGTAACGCTCTCGGCGCGGCCTTGGGCGGCGCGGTGATCAGTCTGGACCTTGGCTATGCGGCCGTGCCGATGGCCGGTGGATTGCTCGCCGCCAGCGCGCTCCTGCTGGTGAGGCTGGGTGGACGCACTCACGTAGCGCGACGGGGGATGGGCGAAGCGCTCTGA
- a CDS encoding DUF1348 family protein — protein MSRPPLPPFSRETAIEKVRLAEDGWNSRDPAKVALAYTLDTRWRNRVDFVSNRDEAQAFLTRKWNREHDYRLIKELWAFTDNRIAVRYAYEYRDDSGQWYRAYGNENWEFAPDGLMQHRHASINEMPINEEDRQFRWPLGRRPDDHPGLSHFGF, from the coding sequence ATGTCCCGTCCACCCCTGCCACCGTTCAGCCGTGAAACCGCTATCGAGAAAGTCCGCCTGGCCGAAGACGGCTGGAACAGCCGCGATCCGGCAAAAGTCGCTCTGGCCTACACGCTCGACACCCGCTGGCGCAATCGGGTCGATTTCGTCAGCAATCGCGACGAGGCTCAGGCATTTCTCACCCGCAAGTGGAACCGCGAGCATGACTACCGCCTGATCAAGGAGCTCTGGGCCTTCACCGACAACCGCATCGCGGTGCGCTATGCCTACGAGTACCGCGACGACAGCGGTCAGTGGTATCGGGCCTACGGGAATGAAAATTGGGAGTTCGCGCCCGACGGCCTGATGCAGCATCGCCACGCCAGCATCAACGAGATGCCGATCAACGAAGAAGACCGCCAATTCCGCTGGCCACTGGGGCGCCGACCGGACGATCACCCGGGCCTGAGCCATTTCGGCTTCTGA
- a CDS encoding YqcI/YcgG family protein, which yields MFTGYGNCYRLDALELADEHVQSKQHWTYTTLQHFKAILANPGFPCLFGRKAVAAGTCHILFARAEDPANDIARGLADYVQTITPIPLKQRIGCPLLVFLETREHGTLAEQQALAWKILQQVHARDPHPWPQDVPRDPHDTQWSFCFASMPLFINMSFPAHRQMKSRNLGHSIVFVINPRESFDEVASAATQSGQRIRARIRERVARYNDGRVPQSLGFFGEPDNYEWTQYQLQETGSLNPARCPFNPDTPIEHKIEN from the coding sequence ATGTTTACGGGTTATGGAAACTGCTATCGCCTGGATGCGCTAGAGCTGGCCGACGAACATGTCCAGAGCAAACAGCATTGGACGTACACCACGTTGCAACACTTCAAAGCCATTCTTGCCAACCCTGGCTTTCCCTGCCTGTTCGGACGCAAGGCGGTGGCCGCCGGCACCTGCCATATCCTGTTCGCCCGCGCCGAGGATCCGGCCAACGATATCGCTCGCGGGCTGGCCGACTACGTACAGACCATTACGCCGATCCCACTCAAGCAGCGGATCGGCTGTCCACTGCTGGTGTTTCTCGAAACCCGCGAACACGGCACGTTGGCAGAACAGCAGGCGCTTGCGTGGAAGATTCTGCAGCAAGTGCACGCTCGCGACCCTCATCCCTGGCCCCAGGACGTGCCACGTGATCCTCACGACACGCAATGGTCGTTCTGCTTCGCCAGCATGCCGCTGTTCATCAACATGAGCTTTCCGGCTCACCGGCAGATGAAAAGCCGCAATTTGGGCCATAGCATCGTTTTCGTGATCAATCCGCGTGAGAGTTTCGACGAGGTGGCCAGCGCCGCGACCCAGAGCGGGCAACGGATTCGCGCTCGAATCCGCGAACGGGTCGCGCGCTACAACGATGGGCGAGTGCCCCAGAGTCTGGGGTTCTTCGGCGAGCCCGACAACTACGAATGGACGCAGTACCAACTCCAGGAAACCGGCTCACTCAACCCCGCGCGCTGCCCTTTCAATCCTGACACCCCTATCGAACACAAGATCGAGAACTGA